The genomic DNA GCGGCTTGTTGCATTTTTCCGGGCCGAGTATTCTAAGGAGCGTTCGTCCTCCGATCCCCGAAACCGTTTTTAGGCGACTCGTGAAGCTGATCGTCGCAATCATCCAGCCGACTAAATTGAAGGCGGTTCGCGAAGCGCTCGTCAAAATCGAGGTCACGCGCATGACCGTCTGCGATGCGCAAGGCTACGGACGGCAGCGCGGACAGACCGAACTCTATCGGGGCAATGAATATAAATCGAACCTGTTGCGAAAGGTCGCCGTCGAGGTACTCGTCAACGACGACTTCCTAGACCGCACGTTGGAGACGCTGCAAGCAGTCGCCCGCACCGGACCCGAAGGCTCGATCGGCGACGGCAAGATTTTCGTGATGCCCTGCGAACGAGTGATCCGCATCAACGACACGCTGACGGGGCCGGAAGCGGTGTAGAAGAGAAGGCCTAATGACTAATGTCTAATAACTAAGGAATGACGAAGACCTGGTACTCACCTAGCTTTCGGCGACATTCTTTCGGGCTTCGACATTCGTACTTTGTTAGTCATTAGACATTAGTCATTGGTCATTCCTAAACCGAGCATGCCCTGTATGTCCGTCGTTCTTCTCTCCGCCGATCTCATGTGCATGTCGAAGGTGTCGAGCGCCGCGGCTCAGGTCGGGGTGCCGTGTACTTCGGCGATGAGCACCGCTGCGCTGGAGGACAAGCTGGTCGAAGGGACACGGCTCGTCTTGCTCGACCTGACGACTCCCGGGCTCACGCCGAGCATCTTGGTTCCCAAGCTCCGCACGTCGCTCAAGACCCGGCCGCGCATCGTGGCCTTCGGTCCGCACGTGCAAGGAGAGTTGTTGGAAGAGGCCGAAACATCCGGCTGCGACAGCGTCTTCACGCGCGGCGAGTTCCACGCCAAGCTGCCGCAGATCATCTCGCAGTTCGTCGCCGTGGCCGAGTAGTTTGCGATCGCTCTAGCTTGACGGGGGGGGGGCCGAAGAGGAGTCGCTCGCCGGCGTTGGCGTATTCGAGGTCGGCGAATTCGAGCTCGGGCTCGTTGCGGCCGGTTCGACGCTCTTCGGGACGACCGGCACTCCGGCAGCGTCTTTCTCCAGCGGCGGCAGCCCGAACGCTTCGGGCGACTCGTCTTGATAGAGCTCGCTGAGTTCCGCGCCGTCCGCGTCGTGTCGCAAGAGGAGGTAGATCGCGGAGATCGCCGTCCAGAAGAAGCCGAAGGCATAGCCGATCACGATCAGCCGCACGCCCCCTTGCCAGAAGCCTAGGAGCGACATGCCCCAACGGTCGACTTGACTGTAGCC from Planctomycetia bacterium includes the following:
- a CDS encoding P-II family nitrogen regulator is translated as MKLIVAIIQPTKLKAVREALVKIEVTRMTVCDAQGYGRQRGQTELYRGNEYKSNLLRKVAVEVLVNDDFLDRTLETLQAVARTGPEGSIGDGKIFVMPCERVIRINDTLTGPEAV